A genomic window from bacterium includes:
- a CDS encoding acyl-CoA/acyl-ACP dehydrogenase: MDFRFSEEQEELGTIARSFLEGASGPEQIRSAMESELGYDPAVWEQIGTELGWACVHIPEEYGGLGLGYVDLVVLLEASGEYVLCSPFFATVALAANTILCVGSEEQKAARLPAIAEGTRTATLAFAEAAGAWDADGIETTATPDGDGYVLEGKKAWVVDGHSADLLLVVARAPGSSGDDGLSVFAVDGNADGVSRKALPTMDQTRRLAEIELSGVRVDADACLGEPGAAWPGLRRTLDLAAIALAAEQVGGAQRCLDASVAYAKEREQFGRPIGSFQSIKHKCADMMIAVESARSALYYAACIVDDPSDDLSSNASLAKAWCSEAYFKCAGDAIQIHGGVGFTWEYDQHLHFKRARASESWLGDPAFHRERIAKHLGL; the protein is encoded by the coding sequence ATGGATTTCCGATTCAGCGAAGAACAGGAAGAGCTCGGCACGATCGCACGCAGCTTCCTCGAAGGGGCGAGCGGCCCGGAGCAGATCCGCTCCGCCATGGAGTCGGAGCTCGGCTACGACCCGGCGGTCTGGGAGCAGATCGGAACCGAGCTCGGCTGGGCCTGCGTCCACATCCCCGAAGAATACGGCGGACTCGGACTCGGCTACGTCGATCTCGTCGTGCTCCTCGAGGCTTCCGGCGAGTACGTCCTCTGCTCGCCCTTCTTCGCGACGGTCGCCCTCGCCGCCAACACGATCCTCTGCGTCGGCTCCGAGGAGCAGAAGGCGGCGCGCCTCCCCGCGATCGCCGAAGGCACCCGGACCGCGACCCTCGCCTTCGCCGAAGCGGCCGGCGCCTGGGACGCGGACGGGATCGAGACCACGGCCACGCCAGACGGTGACGGCTACGTCCTCGAAGGCAAGAAGGCCTGGGTGGTCGACGGCCACTCCGCAGATCTCCTGCTCGTCGTGGCGCGGGCGCCGGGCTCGAGCGGCGACGACGGCCTCTCGGTGTTTGCGGTCGACGGAAACGCGGACGGCGTCTCTCGCAAGGCGCTCCCCACGATGGACCAGACCCGCCGACTGGCGGAGATCGAGCTCTCGGGCGTGCGCGTCGATGCCGACGCGTGCCTGGGCGAGCCCGGCGCCGCATGGCCGGGACTGCGACGCACCCTCGACCTGGCGGCGATCGCGCTCGCGGCGGAGCAGGTCGGCGGCGCCCAGCGCTGCCTCGACGCCAGCGTCGCCTACGCCAAGGAGCGCGAGCAGTTCGGTCGCCCGATCGGCTCGTTCCAGTCGATCAAGCACAAGTGCGCCGACATGATGATCGCGGTCGAGAGCGCACGGAGCGCGCTCTACTACGCCGCCTGCATCGTCGACGATCCGTCCGACGACCTGTCCTCGAACGCCTCGCTGGCGAAGGCCTGGTGCTCCGAGGCGTACTTCAAGTGCGCGGGCGACGCGATCCAGATCCACGGCGGCGTCGGCTTCACCTGGGAGTACGACCAGCACCTCCACTTCAAGCGCGCTCGCGCGAGCGAGTCCTGGCTCGGTGACCCCGCCTTC
- a CDS encoding SDR family oxidoreductase: protein MGINDGRVVIVTGAGGGLGREHALAFAAEGAKVVVNDLGVSNHGEGGSKGPAEAVVDEIEAMGGEAIANTDSVSDFAAGMRMVEQALDTFGRLDVVVNNAGFLRDRMFVSTSEEEWDAVINVHLKGHFCISKHACEHWRAQSKAGETVDARIINTSSGAGLQGSVGQGTYSAAKGGIASLTLVQAAELGRYGVTSNAIAPAARTRMTEAIFTDMKPPEDGTFDESHPGNVSPLVVWLGSPESREVTGRVFEVKGGLIGVSDGWRDGPTYDKGAKWAPDEIGAKVMELIAEAPEPQKVHGT from the coding sequence ATGGGTATCAACGACGGGCGTGTCGTCATCGTGACGGGCGCGGGTGGCGGCCTCGGCCGCGAGCATGCACTGGCCTTCGCGGCCGAAGGCGCGAAGGTCGTGGTCAACGACCTCGGTGTCTCCAACCATGGCGAGGGGGGCTCGAAGGGTCCGGCCGAAGCCGTGGTCGACGAGATCGAGGCGATGGGCGGTGAAGCCATCGCGAACACCGACAGCGTCTCCGACTTCGCTGCGGGCATGCGGATGGTCGAGCAGGCCCTCGACACGTTCGGTCGCCTGGACGTGGTCGTGAACAACGCGGGCTTCCTCCGCGACCGGATGTTCGTCTCGACCTCCGAGGAAGAGTGGGACGCGGTCATCAACGTCCACCTGAAGGGCCACTTCTGCATCTCGAAGCACGCCTGCGAGCACTGGCGCGCCCAGTCGAAGGCCGGTGAGACCGTCGATGCCCGGATCATCAACACGAGCTCCGGCGCCGGTCTCCAGGGCAGCGTCGGTCAAGGCACCTACTCGGCCGCCAAGGGCGGGATCGCGAGTCTCACCCTCGTGCAGGCCGCCGAACTGGGCCGCTACGGCGTGACCTCCAATGCGATCGCCCCCGCGGCGCGCACGCGCATGACCGAAGCGATCTTCACCGACATGAAGCCGCCGGAGGACGGCACCTTCGACGAATCCCACCCCGGCAACGTGTCACCGCTCGTCGTGTGGCTAGGGTCCCCCGAGAGCCGCGAGGTCACGGGCCGCGTCTTCGAGGTGAAGGGCGGCCTGATCGGCGTCTCCGATGGTTGGCGCGACGGGCCGACCTACGACAAGGGCGCGAAGTGGGCCCCGGACGAGATCGGCGCCAAGGTCATGGAGCTGATCGCCGAGGCCCCTGAGCCCCAGAAGGTGCACGGGACCTGA
- a CDS encoding acetyl-CoA C-acetyltransferase → MAEAYLVEAVRTPVGRRNGGLSTIHSADLGAHVLKGLMERSGVDPNAVDDVVFGCCDTIGSQAGDIARSCWLAADLPIHVPGVTIDRQCGSSQQSVHFAAQAVMSGTADLVVAGGVQNMSAIPISSAMTVGEQFGFETPFSGSVGWEARFGDQEISQFNGAEMMVKKWDIKREELDNLAINSHLRAIKATEEGRFKNEILPINGIENDEGMREPNPEKMASLQPLVEGGSLTAAHASQISDGASAILVASEQAVKDHNLTPRARVHHISVLADDPVMMLSAPVPATKRAFEKTGMTVNDIDLVEINEAFAPVVLAWLKETGMDYEKVNVNGGAMALGHPIGATGTRLMTTLLNEMEKREVRYGLQTMCEGGGQANVTILERL, encoded by the coding sequence ATGGCTGAGGCCTATCTCGTAGAGGCGGTGCGCACGCCCGTCGGCCGCCGGAACGGCGGACTCTCGACCATCCATTCGGCGGACCTGGGAGCGCACGTGCTCAAGGGTCTGATGGAGCGCTCGGGCGTCGACCCGAACGCCGTCGACGACGTCGTCTTCGGCTGCTGCGACACGATCGGCTCCCAGGCCGGCGACATCGCCCGCTCGTGCTGGCTCGCCGCCGACCTGCCGATCCACGTCCCCGGCGTGACGATCGACCGCCAGTGCGGCTCCTCCCAGCAGTCGGTCCACTTCGCGGCCCAGGCCGTCATGAGCGGAACCGCCGACCTCGTCGTCGCGGGCGGCGTCCAGAACATGAGCGCGATCCCGATCTCTTCGGCGATGACGGTCGGTGAGCAGTTCGGCTTCGAGACGCCCTTCTCGGGCTCGGTCGGTTGGGAGGCCCGCTTCGGCGACCAGGAGATCTCCCAGTTCAACGGCGCCGAGATGATGGTCAAGAAGTGGGACATCAAGCGCGAAGAGCTCGACAATCTCGCGATCAACTCCCACCTCCGTGCCATCAAGGCGACCGAGGAAGGCCGGTTCAAGAACGAGATCCTGCCGATCAACGGGATCGAGAACGACGAGGGCATGCGCGAGCCGAACCCCGAGAAGATGGCTTCGCTCCAGCCGCTCGTGGAAGGCGGCTCCCTCACGGCGGCCCACGCCAGCCAGATCTCGGACGGCGCGTCCGCGATCCTGGTCGCTTCGGAGCAGGCGGTGAAGGACCACAACCTGACGCCTCGCGCGCGGGTCCACCACATCTCGGTGCTCGCAGACGATCCGGTCATGATGCTCTCGGCGCCGGTTCCGGCCACGAAGCGCGCCTTCGAGAAGACCGGCATGACAGTTAACGACATCGATCTCGTCGAGATCAACGAGGCCTTCGCCCCGGTCGTGCTCGCCTGGCTGAAGGAGACGGGCATGGACTACGAGAAGGTGAACGTGAACGGCGGCGCGATGGCCCTCGGCCATCCGATCGGCGCGACCGGCACCCGCCTCATGACCACGCTCCTCAACGAGATGGAGAAGCGCGAGGTCCGCTACGGCCTCCAGACCATGTGCGAAGGCGGTGGCCAGGCGAACGTCACGATTCTGGAACGCCTGTAG
- a CDS encoding lipid-transfer protein, which yields MSKNDVAILGAGMHEWGKWGRNFAEYGVAAIKEAMADAGLEWNQVDFIVGGDTVRNGYPGYVAGATFAKAMGWTGIPIASCYAACATGAQAIDIARMRILAGMAECVVVVGADTTPKGFLAPNKGERGFDPDWLRFRLLGATNPTYFGLWAQRRMDLYGATEKDFAHVKVKNSRHGVSNPKARFKKIYTEEDVLGSPYVSQPLRLFDICATSDGGAALVITSMEFAKKHGVSNPVRISGVSTISPTFPQTVIDMPDFTTDSAAGVSAPDRSFRDSIAYAAYEEAGLGPEDMDLAEVYDLSSALELDWYENIGLCKPGEAEGLLRDGATSIGGRIPVNPSGGLGCFGEAVPAQAIAQVCELTWQLRGQAGERQVEGAKAGITANQGLFGHGSSVLCTR from the coding sequence ATGAGCAAGAACGACGTCGCGATCCTCGGTGCAGGCATGCACGAGTGGGGTAAGTGGGGCCGCAACTTCGCCGAGTACGGCGTGGCGGCCATCAAGGAAGCGATGGCCGATGCCGGCCTCGAATGGAACCAGGTCGACTTCATCGTCGGCGGCGACACCGTCCGCAACGGCTACCCGGGCTACGTGGCGGGCGCGACCTTCGCGAAGGCCATGGGCTGGACCGGGATCCCGATCGCCAGCTGCTACGCGGCCTGCGCGACCGGCGCCCAGGCGATCGACATCGCGCGCATGCGCATCCTCGCCGGGATGGCGGAGTGCGTGGTCGTCGTCGGTGCGGACACGACGCCCAAGGGCTTCCTCGCCCCGAACAAGGGCGAGCGCGGATTCGACCCCGACTGGCTGCGTTTCCGGCTCCTCGGTGCCACCAACCCGACCTATTTCGGGCTCTGGGCCCAGCGCCGGATGGATCTCTACGGCGCGACCGAGAAGGACTTCGCCCACGTGAAGGTCAAGAACTCGCGCCACGGCGTGTCCAACCCCAAGGCGCGGTTCAAGAAGATCTACACCGAGGAAGACGTCCTGGGCTCGCCCTACGTCTCGCAGCCGCTGCGCCTCTTCGACATCTGCGCGACGAGCGACGGCGGCGCCGCCCTCGTGATCACGTCGATGGAGTTCGCGAAGAAGCACGGCGTCTCGAACCCGGTCCGGATCTCGGGCGTGTCGACGATCTCGCCGACCTTCCCGCAGACGGTGATCGACATGCCGGACTTCACGACGGATTCGGCCGCCGGAGTGTCCGCGCCGGATCGCAGCTTCCGCGACTCGATCGCGTACGCCGCGTACGAGGAAGCGGGCCTCGGCCCGGAGGACATGGACCTCGCCGAGGTCTACGACCTCTCGAGCGCCCTCGAGCTCGACTGGTACGAGAACATCGGCCTCTGCAAGCCCGGCGAAGCGGAGGGCCTCCTTCGCGACGGCGCGACCTCGATCGGCGGCCGCATCCCGGTCAACCCGTCGGGCGGCCTCGGCTGCTTCGGCGAGGCGGTCCCGGCGCAGGCGATCGCCCAGGTCTGCGAGCTCACCTGGCAGCTCCGCGGCCAGGCCGGCGAGCGGCAGGTCGAAGGCGCCAAGGCCGGCATCACGGCGAACCAGGGCCTCTTCGGCCACGGCTCGTCGGTGCTCTGCACCCGGTAG
- a CDS encoding OB-fold domain-containing protein has product MAKTRVPAIEGWLTLDEDNPQLLGYLDESSGTYFFPKDVSISHAPGHADAEFKEVALSNRGKLWSYTTNHYKPPEPAISKDPFEPYTVAAVELNDERMVVLGQLADGVSPDDIEVGMEMQLVLGTLYEDDEHEYMVWKWKPVEAN; this is encoded by the coding sequence ATGGCCAAGACGCGCGTCCCCGCGATCGAGGGATGGCTCACGCTGGACGAGGACAATCCGCAGCTCCTCGGCTACCTCGACGAGTCGAGCGGGACCTACTTCTTCCCCAAGGACGTGTCGATCAGCCACGCCCCGGGACACGCGGATGCCGAGTTCAAGGAGGTCGCCCTCTCCAACCGCGGCAAGCTGTGGTCCTACACGACGAACCACTACAAGCCCCCGGAGCCCGCGATCTCGAAGGACCCCTTCGAGCCCTACACCGTCGCGGCGGTCGAGCTGAACGACGAGCGCATGGTCGTCCTCGGCCAGCTCGCCGACGGCGTGAGCCCCGACGACATCGAGGTCGGGATGGAGATGCAGCTCGTGCTCGGCACGTTGTACGAAGACGACGAGCACGAATACATGGTCTGGAAGTGGAAGCCCGTGGAGGCCAACTGA